In one window of Candidatus Margulisiibacteriota bacterium DNA:
- the dnaE gene encoding DNA polymerase III subunit alpha, with protein MINKDFTHLYVLSDYSLLQSVIRIKALIYEIKAQGMKAVALTDEGTLGGAVDFYREALELGIKPIIGCTINITDVSRLIKNRKHSKRTVQVILLAKNYAGYMNLCQLITYANKDGYYYRPRIDYELLNKFGKDLFCIMPWSRDPRLMTDSAMKIKDIFKADLYLALERTGLPLQQITNQMLVDLAAEHNIPLTVINKAVFISPEDAGLYSVISARGKCDNIFEANLNGITTHNYLKSSREMYELFADHPQALENTRKIADICNLKLPSKEHYFMLPGKWDKKQNSESLNKFITEGINKRHLEMTAETRERIDRELNYIRENNLIDYYLFWADLVRFAREQNITLGPGRGSSAASIVLYIIGLTQINPLLYDLPFETLISADGSFNTEFYLLTGTDTERDRLIAYINTRYGKENTAGVISSENFYLGIALFFAGRALRIPEKNISRLRKKVKNYDITIDMPDNSTAAERMLASYAEKMDGLKYYNYVQAEAYLVNNQPVAEHLPLFYKDAMAITMYNKYSLDYLGFRQVDIIVHGYLQIIADTVKAIQNKVETKLDINRILLDDKGTYDLINCSDTKDIFQLGSAGMRRLIKMIKPENFEELIALMALYRPGPLHEKLHLRYKKNKHKRIPHKSPELEEILKQTYGLVLYQEQFLKIAMKGLNMLEARRIRRDICLENSNALEKKHEHFMAGGIKNNINGEALEEMFKQLKEYADNVYSKAHAVCLTLITYQSAWLKAHYPVEYKKTHQKYMKNFKGAWEQ; from the coding sequence ATGATTAATAAAGATTTTACGCATTTGTATGTTTTATCCGATTACAGCTTACTGCAAAGTGTTATAAGAATAAAAGCGCTGATTTATGAAATCAAAGCCCAGGGAATGAAGGCTGTGGCGCTGACAGACGAAGGCACATTGGGCGGAGCCGTGGATTTCTACAGGGAAGCGTTAGAACTAGGAATAAAACCCATTATCGGTTGTACTATAAACATTACTGACGTTTCCAGGTTAATAAAAAACAGAAAGCATTCAAAGCGTACTGTGCAGGTTATCCTGCTGGCAAAAAATTACGCAGGTTATATGAACCTTTGCCAGCTTATCACTTACGCTAATAAGGATGGATATTATTACAGACCACGCATTGATTATGAATTACTGAATAAATTTGGAAAAGACCTGTTTTGTATTATGCCCTGGAGCCGTGACCCGCGATTAATGACGGATTCCGCTATGAAAATAAAAGATATCTTTAAAGCTGATCTGTATCTGGCGCTGGAACGTACCGGACTGCCACTGCAGCAAATAACCAATCAGATGCTGGTTGATCTGGCAGCGGAACATAATATTCCGTTAACCGTGATAAACAAGGCGGTGTTTATCTCCCCTGAAGATGCCGGGTTATATTCTGTAATAAGTGCCAGAGGTAAATGCGACAATATTTTTGAAGCTAATCTCAACGGAATAACAACGCATAATTATTTGAAAAGCTCTAGGGAAATGTACGAGTTGTTCGCTGATCATCCGCAGGCGCTGGAAAACACTCGAAAAATTGCTGATATATGTAATCTGAAATTACCAAGTAAAGAGCATTATTTTATGCTTCCCGGTAAGTGGGATAAAAAACAAAACAGCGAATCGTTGAACAAATTTATAACTGAGGGTATAAATAAACGTCATCTGGAAATGACTGCTGAAACCCGGGAAAGAATAGACCGGGAACTGAACTATATCCGGGAAAACAATTTAATTGATTACTATTTATTCTGGGCAGACCTGGTAAGGTTCGCCAGAGAACAGAATATTACCTTGGGGCCCGGACGCGGTTCGAGTGCCGCCAGTATTGTATTATATATAATTGGCCTGACCCAGATTAACCCGCTCTTATATGACTTACCCTTTGAAACTCTGATAAGCGCGGACGGCAGTTTTAATACAGAGTTTTATTTGTTAACCGGTACAGATACAGAACGAGACAGGCTGATCGCCTATATAAATACCAGATACGGAAAAGAAAATACAGCCGGTGTTATATCCAGTGAAAATTTCTATCTGGGAATAGCTCTGTTTTTTGCCGGAAGAGCTTTGCGCATCCCGGAAAAAAATATAAGTCGCCTAAGAAAAAAAGTAAAAAATTATGACATAACAATCGACATGCCTGATAATTCTACTGCCGCAGAACGTATGCTGGCCAGTTACGCGGAAAAGATGGATGGGCTTAAATATTACAACTATGTCCAAGCCGAAGCTTATTTAGTTAATAATCAACCTGTAGCAGAGCATTTACCGCTTTTTTATAAGGATGCGATGGCTATAACCATGTATAACAAATACAGCCTGGATTATCTTGGATTCAGGCAAGTAGACATAATCGTGCATGGTTATCTGCAGATCATAGCTGATACGGTCAAAGCGATCCAAAATAAAGTTGAGACAAAACTGGATATCAACCGCATCCTACTCGATGATAAAGGCACTTACGATTTAATAAATTGCTCTGATACAAAAGACATTTTTCAGCTGGGATCGGCAGGAATGCGCAGGCTGATTAAAATGATAAAACCGGAAAACTTTGAAGAGCTTATAGCTTTGATGGCACTATACCGCCCAGGGCCGCTGCACGAGAAACTGCATCTGAGATACAAAAAGAATAAGCATAAACGGATACCGCATAAAAGTCCTGAATTGGAAGAAATCCTGAAACAAACCTATGGCTTGGTCTTATATCAGGAACAGTTTTTAAAGATAGCCATGAAAGGGTTAAATATGCTGGAAGCCAGAAGGATAAGAAGGGACATCTGCCTTGAAAATTCAAATGCCCTTGAAAAAAAACATGAGCATTTTATGGCAGGCGGTATAAAGAATAATATTAACGGGGAGGCATTGGAAGAGATGTTTAAACAGCTAAAAGAGTATGCGGACAATGTGTATTCCAAAGCGCATGCTGTCTGCCTTACTTTGATAACCTATCAAAGCGCCTGGCTAAAGGCGCATTATCCGGTAGAGTACAAAAAGACACATCAAAAATATATGAAAAACTTTAAAGGAGCATGGGAACAGTAG